A DNA window from Sporosarcina sp. ANT_H38 contains the following coding sequences:
- a CDS encoding class I SAM-dependent methyltransferase, with protein sequence MKETINSHEDLLEMLDSLLREPTDFWNEFYANREKKIPFFVDKPDENLVGFFENNDVNSGKVLELGCGPGRNAIYCAEKGCTVDAIDLSEQSIRWATERAKERDVNVNFIHNNIFDVQIEEGTYDIVYDSGCFHHIAPHRRKDYIDLIHKALKPGGYYAITCFVQGGELGGSDISDWEVYRLRSLNGGLGFTEDKLRAIFSDFEELEIRRMKDMNQTEKTFGISALWTALFRKK encoded by the coding sequence TTGAAAGAAACGATAAATAGCCATGAAGATTTATTGGAAATGTTAGATTCATTATTGCGTGAGCCAACGGATTTTTGGAATGAATTTTATGCGAATCGAGAGAAAAAAATCCCCTTTTTCGTAGACAAACCGGATGAGAACCTAGTAGGTTTTTTTGAAAATAATGATGTGAATTCCGGAAAAGTGCTTGAACTTGGATGTGGTCCGGGCAGGAATGCGATTTACTGTGCAGAAAAAGGTTGTACAGTTGATGCGATTGATTTATCAGAACAATCTATTCGGTGGGCAACTGAACGAGCAAAGGAAAGAGATGTAAACGTAAACTTTATTCATAATAATATTTTTGATGTTCAAATAGAAGAAGGGACTTATGATATTGTCTATGACTCCGGTTGTTTTCATCATATAGCTCCTCATAGAAGAAAGGATTACATAGATTTAATACACAAGGCATTAAAACCAGGCGGCTACTATGCAATTACTTGCTTTGTACAAGGAGGAGAGTTAGGGGGATCCGATATATCGGATTGGGAAGTCTACAGGCTACGAAGCCTTAATGGAGGACTGGGATTTACAGAAGACAAGCTGAGAGCTATCTTTTCCGACTTTGAAGAATTAGAAATACGTAGAATGAAAGATATGAATCAGACCGAAAAAACGTTTGGTATATCTGCATTATGGACTGCTTTATTTAGAAAAAAGTGA
- a CDS encoding YolD-like family protein yields the protein MIRDRGNIKWTAMMLSEHVVELRKWTDRDNYITRPELNEWDLQLIQEELESAYKRVGETLIKTWVNGRIIQHQGVVEDIDIQGIYIVLDGLFGSEKIPIADIINIQSME from the coding sequence ATGATTCGAGACCGTGGGAATATTAAATGGACAGCGATGATGTTGTCAGAGCATGTTGTCGAGCTGCGAAAATGGACGGATCGGGATAATTACATTACGAGGCCAGAACTGAACGAATGGGATTTGCAATTGATCCAAGAAGAGTTAGAGTCAGCATATAAAAGGGTAGGTGAAACGCTTATTAAAACATGGGTTAACGGACGAATTATTCAACATCAGGGGGTAGTTGAAGACATTGATATACAAGGGATATACATTGTGCTCGACGGCCTGTTCGGTTCAGAAAAAATACCGATAGCAGATATTATAAATATACAAAGTATGGAGTAA
- a CDS encoding EAL domain-containing protein — MNQCKACIPTILFYKILISGEENLSHLPQLQSYLESNGLLVNSRDNIIVVKEAAVAGLYDYFSDIMEVDKISFKVDGSVWRPIHEVVEMLEFQWIDKVILEKNITFHIQPIVTGNEQIFAYEMLARFQDVTGNSVAPYQVFTAAKKRNRTYALDRACRMSAVKTAATINQKVFINFIPTSIYSPEHCLRTTVQLANQLGIPFSRLVFEVVETETVADIEHLKKILTYYRKRGLQYALDDVGEGFSTIEVLEQLMPNYMKLDMKFVQGVSTDLIKQQAAKKFLLAALQVGAIPLAEGIEERVDFEWLKEIGYELFQGYLFGKPAPIPSDLNAL; from the coding sequence ATGAATCAGTGCAAAGCCTGTATTCCCACCATATTGTTTTATAAAATCCTTATTTCCGGAGAAGAAAATTTGTCTCACCTACCTCAATTACAATCTTATCTCGAAAGTAACGGCTTATTGGTAAACTCTCGGGATAATATCATTGTCGTAAAAGAAGCTGCAGTTGCGGGGCTGTATGATTATTTTAGCGACATAATGGAAGTAGATAAAATTTCATTCAAAGTAGATGGTAGTGTTTGGAGACCCATTCACGAGGTCGTTGAAATGCTAGAATTCCAATGGATTGATAAGGTCATACTCGAAAAAAACATTACATTCCATATTCAACCAATCGTTACTGGGAATGAGCAGATCTTCGCCTACGAAATGCTGGCCCGATTTCAGGATGTTACAGGAAACTCTGTGGCTCCTTATCAGGTTTTTACGGCAGCAAAAAAAAGAAACAGAACCTATGCCCTGGACCGCGCTTGCCGTATGTCCGCAGTTAAAACCGCAGCAACTATTAACCAAAAAGTATTCATCAATTTCATCCCGACTTCAATCTACTCGCCTGAACATTGTTTAAGAACAACAGTTCAACTTGCAAATCAGTTAGGAATACCATTTTCTAGACTAGTATTTGAAGTAGTTGAGACAGAAACTGTTGCAGATATCGAGCACCTGAAAAAAATATTAACGTATTACAGGAAAAGAGGTTTACAATACGCTCTCGATGATGTGGGAGAGGGCTTTAGTACAATCGAAGTCTTGGAACAGTTAATGCCAAATTATATGAAGCTGGATATGAAGTTTGTACAAGGTGTATCTACAGACCTTATTAAACAGCAAGCTGCTAAGAAGTTCTTATTAGCAGCTTTACAAGTTGGTGCCATTCCCCTAGCTGAAGGAATAGAAGAAAGAGTTGATTTCGAGTGGCTAAAAGAAATTGGCTACGAGTTATTCCAAGGATATTTATTTGGAAAACCTGCCCCCATCCCTTCAGATCTAAATGCATTGTAG
- a CDS encoding ABC transporter ATP-binding protein: protein MAVLQLNQVKKTFGSGHKQVEAMKATDFTADRGELIAIIGPSGSGKSTFLTIVGGLLSPTSGDVIINDKSLGKLDEKERSKIRLKEIGFILQASNLVPFLTVANQLKLLDQVKKGNMNKNQLEELYDDLGIGELRTKYPSDLSGGERQRVAIAKALYSNPSIILADEPTASLDSERAYEVMELLKNETKNKNTTTIIVTHDIRLVDYCDKVYKMTDGVLTLQNEKSTVSQ from the coding sequence ATGGCAGTTTTACAATTAAACCAAGTGAAAAAAACATTTGGCAGCGGCCATAAACAAGTAGAAGCTATGAAGGCAACAGACTTCACTGCAGATAGGGGCGAACTGATTGCGATCATCGGTCCGTCGGGTTCTGGAAAAAGCACATTTCTGACGATTGTGGGTGGGCTTCTCTCGCCTACTTCAGGCGATGTCATCATCAATGATAAGAGTTTAGGGAAGTTAGATGAAAAGGAACGCTCGAAAATCCGACTGAAGGAAATTGGTTTCATTTTACAGGCATCGAATCTGGTTCCGTTCTTAACGGTCGCCAATCAGTTGAAACTATTGGACCAAGTGAAAAAGGGCAATATGAACAAAAATCAACTGGAAGAGCTGTATGACGACTTGGGTATTGGTGAATTACGTACTAAATATCCTTCAGATTTGTCTGGCGGTGAACGTCAACGAGTAGCAATTGCCAAGGCACTTTACAGTAATCCATCGATTATTTTGGCCGATGAACCGACAGCTTCTCTCGACTCAGAACGGGCTTATGAAGTAATGGAACTGCTGAAAAATGAAACAAAGAATAAAAATACGACAACGATTATCGTCACGCATGATATCCGCCTAGTCGATTACTGCGACAAAGTTTACAAAATGACGGATGGTGTCCTGACGTTGCAAAATGAAAAAAGTACAGTTAGTCAATGA
- a CDS encoding ABC transporter permease — MFLAWNEIKKNKLRFTLIIGVLMLVSYLVFFLSGLANGLQNMNRESVDKWEATSIVLTEESDKSMSQSSITLDKVNDIDAKEMAVIGQINAVAGTGDQKSNVSIFGINKDEFIMPKVTEGDVFSNDNEVIASDALKEEGFEIGDELRLSSSDEVLTIVGFTDKARFNAAPVLYGDLATFQRVKFGEAAEANKESINGVVVRTDDTSAISQNDSLESIEIETFIRSLPGYTEQSLTLNFMIYFLFGISAVIVAIFLYVLTVQKISMFGVMKAQGISNGYLSRSVIAQTFLLAAIGVAVGFGLALLTGAFLPSAVPVAFDLITMLIYGLVLIVVAIMGAVFSVLTIVRIDPLKAIGG, encoded by the coding sequence ATGTTTTTAGCTTGGAATGAAATTAAGAAGAATAAGTTGCGCTTCACATTGATCATAGGTGTACTAATGTTGGTCTCGTATTTAGTATTCTTCCTATCAGGTCTTGCAAATGGTTTGCAAAATATGAATCGAGAATCAGTGGATAAGTGGGAAGCTACGTCTATCGTTTTAACCGAAGAATCCGATAAGAGCATGTCTCAATCCTCGATAACGCTTGACAAGGTAAATGATATCGATGCAAAAGAAATGGCTGTAATCGGTCAAATTAATGCCGTCGCAGGTACTGGTGATCAGAAGAGTAATGTCTCTATTTTTGGGATAAACAAAGACGAATTCATAATGCCTAAAGTCACAGAAGGCGATGTGTTTTCAAATGATAACGAAGTCATTGCAAGTGATGCATTAAAAGAAGAGGGATTTGAGATAGGCGATGAACTGCGTTTATCTTCTTCCGATGAAGTCTTAACCATTGTAGGCTTCACAGACAAAGCACGATTTAATGCAGCTCCAGTTCTATACGGTGATCTTGCCACTTTCCAACGCGTGAAATTCGGTGAAGCGGCGGAGGCAAACAAAGAAAGTATAAATGGAGTAGTCGTTCGTACTGATGACACTTCTGCTATCTCTCAAAATGATTCACTGGAATCAATTGAAATTGAAACATTCATCCGCAGTTTACCTGGATACACAGAACAGAGTTTGACGTTGAACTTCATGATTTATTTCTTGTTTGGGATTTCGGCGGTCATCGTAGCCATCTTCCTATACGTATTGACAGTCCAGAAAATAAGTATGTTTGGCGTCATGAAAGCACAAGGTATCTCTAACGGCTATTTATCCCGTTCCGTCATTGCACAGACATTCCTATTGGCGGCGATTGGTGTTGCTGTTGGTTTCGGATTGGCATTACTCACAGGTGCATTTTTACCGAGCGCGGTACCTGTAGCATTCGACCTTATTACGATGCTCATTTACGGGTTGGTTCTGATTGTCGTTGCGATCATGGGTGCAGTGTTTTCAGTTCTAACAATTGTACGAATCGATCCATTGAAAGCGATAGGAGGGTAA
- a CDS encoding deoxyribodipyrimidine photo-lyase — protein sequence MKKILVWFRKDLRIHDNPALWEAAQQGIVIPVFIWSEEEEREYATSEASHWWLHHSLLSLKKKLESKGLLFVIRLGNCLKELTTIIEQTNADAVFYGERYEPSILKRDQAICKRLTENGIEVRSFQSNLLFPPGDLLNQKNDPYKVFTSFWKRTMKETVQRPLPIPDEFAAYDQAHLSVQIDELGLLPAIRWDEKFHAYWEPGEKGAIARWQQFTEEGLSRYVEGRDSPSADSVSLLSPHLAWGDISVRSIWHAAKRLTDEETEEYMHTSVEAFLRQLIWREFAYHQLIHFPTMVHSPLREQFKGFPWLGSDEEFARWQKGLTGYPLVDAGMRELWETGAMHNRVRMVVASFLVKHLLISWTEGSTWFKETLVDYDVANNAMGWQWVAGTGIDAAPYFRIFNPILQSKKFDADGEYIRKWLPELASLSSKYLHEPWKAPADKLLEAGIELGTTYPLPIIDHSLARHRALEAFAKVKNNS from the coding sequence ATGAAGAAAATACTTGTTTGGTTCAGGAAAGATCTTCGCATTCATGATAATCCCGCATTATGGGAAGCTGCTCAGCAAGGAATTGTAATCCCGGTTTTCATCTGGTCTGAGGAGGAAGAGCGAGAATACGCAACGAGCGAAGCGTCACATTGGTGGCTACATCATTCATTGCTTTCCTTAAAGAAAAAACTTGAATCGAAGGGCTTATTGTTCGTAATTAGACTTGGCAATTGCTTAAAAGAACTCACTACTATTATTGAACAGACAAATGCCGATGCAGTTTTTTATGGTGAAAGGTATGAGCCATCAATTTTAAAAAGAGATCAGGCGATTTGTAAACGTCTTACTGAAAATGGGATAGAGGTTCGTTCTTTTCAGTCAAATTTGCTGTTTCCGCCGGGTGATTTATTGAATCAAAAGAATGATCCTTATAAAGTTTTTACATCATTTTGGAAAAGAACCATGAAGGAAACTGTCCAACGTCCACTGCCTATTCCAGATGAGTTTGCGGCGTATGATCAAGCTCATCTATCTGTACAAATAGATGAGCTTGGTTTATTACCTGCAATTCGCTGGGATGAAAAGTTCCACGCATATTGGGAGCCAGGAGAAAAGGGTGCTATTGCAAGATGGCAACAGTTTACAGAAGAGGGGCTTAGTCGCTACGTTGAAGGTCGCGATAGCCCATCTGCAGATTCGGTGTCATTACTGTCGCCTCATTTAGCATGGGGAGATATCAGCGTCAGGTCAATTTGGCACGCAGCTAAAAGACTTACTGATGAGGAAACAGAAGAGTATATGCATACATCCGTCGAGGCCTTTCTAAGGCAATTAATATGGCGCGAGTTCGCGTATCATCAACTTATTCATTTCCCAACAATGGTGCATTCGCCTCTACGTGAACAGTTTAAAGGGTTTCCATGGCTGGGATCAGATGAAGAGTTTGCGAGGTGGCAAAAAGGCTTGACGGGCTATCCGCTTGTCGATGCCGGGATGAGAGAATTATGGGAGACGGGTGCGATGCATAACCGGGTTCGCATGGTAGTCGCTTCATTTCTAGTCAAACACTTGCTCATTTCTTGGACAGAAGGATCTACCTGGTTTAAGGAAACGCTTGTCGATTATGATGTCGCGAACAATGCCATGGGCTGGCAATGGGTGGCGGGTACAGGTATCGATGCAGCACCTTATTTCCGAATATTTAATCCGATCCTGCAAAGCAAGAAATTTGATGCTGACGGAGAGTACATCCGGAAATGGCTTCCTGAACTCGCAAGCCTGTCATCTAAGTATTTACATGAGCCATGGAAAGCGCCCGCTGATAAATTACTTGAAGCAGGCATCGAACTTGGGACAACTTATCCGCTTCCCATCATTGATCATTCACTTGCAAGGCACCGTGCTTTGGAAGCATTCGCAAAAGTGAAAAATAACTCGTAA
- a CDS encoding globin-coupled sensor protein has protein sequence MNQLFKWRNRSVEVATQSEQAEASQYIPKIDLHTYPELEKQMKLIGFTTQDLAIVKSFQPFIKEGIDEIVSVFYEKVLAVPSLRLIIDERTKVDRLKQLISTYIIGMFDGKMDEESIQKKMKIAQMHFKIGLAPKWYMGAFQQIQEVIIRLVTTGIKATDQREKAMLIVSRLINFEMQIVLEEYEKENVRLREAQYEIVKSDLKNQIYSISEDLAELTEETSTSIGQVDVNASAISESIHSNVQSVRQIQSDASAGNAMVLHLESQMKFIAGGTEDMAEIVNQLKVSSIQITNIIEMVKSIAEQTNLLALNASIEAARAGDSGKGFAVVAQEVRKLAEQSKRSVEQITGLVKVSTELTNQAVNTITEVKESVALGLDGSIQTQEKFKKILHSIVENDHHINRVEIDVTELVQVIKVIGNDTKKVATTAENLHQTALQL, from the coding sequence ATGAATCAATTATTTAAATGGAGAAATCGTAGTGTTGAAGTAGCAACTCAGTCTGAGCAAGCTGAAGCATCTCAATACATACCAAAGATAGATTTGCATACATATCCGGAGTTAGAAAAACAGATGAAACTGATTGGATTTACTACGCAGGACTTAGCCATTGTAAAATCATTTCAGCCCTTTATAAAAGAAGGAATCGATGAGATTGTATCCGTCTTTTATGAAAAAGTATTAGCCGTCCCTTCACTTCGACTAATTATTGATGAGCGAACGAAGGTAGACCGCTTGAAGCAATTGATAAGTACCTATATTATTGGAATGTTCGATGGGAAAATGGACGAAGAATCCATTCAGAAAAAAATGAAAATAGCGCAAATGCATTTTAAAATTGGATTAGCGCCAAAATGGTATATGGGTGCATTTCAGCAAATCCAAGAGGTGATAATCCGATTGGTAACAACAGGTATAAAAGCAACTGATCAACGGGAAAAAGCAATGTTAATCGTTTCGAGACTAATTAATTTTGAAATGCAGATTGTTTTAGAGGAATACGAGAAGGAAAATGTGAGATTAAGGGAAGCCCAGTACGAGATTGTCAAGAGTGATTTGAAAAATCAAATCTATTCTATTAGTGAAGACCTTGCTGAGTTAACGGAAGAGACGAGTACTTCCATTGGGCAAGTGGATGTAAACGCAAGCGCAATTAGCGAGAGCATCCATTCCAACGTGCAGAGTGTTAGACAAATTCAATCGGATGCGTCAGCCGGGAATGCAATGGTACTTCATTTAGAATCTCAAATGAAGTTTATTGCCGGAGGTACAGAAGATATGGCGGAAATCGTTAATCAGTTAAAGGTATCCTCGATCCAAATTACTAACATTATTGAAATGGTGAAAAGTATTGCTGAACAAACCAACTTGTTGGCACTAAATGCATCGATTGAGGCTGCACGTGCGGGGGATTCTGGAAAAGGGTTTGCGGTGGTCGCCCAAGAAGTGCGGAAGTTGGCGGAACAATCTAAACGGTCGGTCGAGCAGATTACGGGGTTGGTCAAAGTATCCACTGAATTGACAAATCAGGCCGTGAATACGATTACCGAAGTCAAAGAGAGTGTGGCACTCGGATTGGATGGCTCAATTCAAACACAGGAAAAGTTTAAGAAAATCCTTCATTCTATTGTAGAAAATGATCATCATATTAATCGTGTAGAAATAGATGTAACAGAATTAGTACAGGTGATAAAAGTAATCGGCAATGATACGAAGAAAGTAGCAACGACTGCAGAAAATCTTCATCAAACGGCATTGCAATTATAA